TTGTATTCCTCAAAAAGTGTTTCATCTCCTATTACTGTTCCATCTGAGAATTTAATGGCTTCAAAACCTTCTAGGCTATTTTGAATATCATCTACATTATTAATATAATCATCATAGGTATAATTGTTTAATACAATACTGTCTTTACCACAGCCCCCAATAATATCAGCATTTATTTTGCCATTGACGACTAGGGAGTCATTTCCTTTTCCTAGGTTTAATGTTTTGTTGACATCTCCATTGATAAGTACATGGTCATCTCCACTGCCCATATCTATACGCCCATTGGAGTCACCTTTTATTTCTAAAAAATCATCTCCTTTTCCTAAATCTACAGAATTATTAACATTTCCTTCTATTAAAACATTGTCATTTCCATTGCCAAGATCAAGCTTACCATTACTGTCTCCACCTATGTGTAAAGAATCATTTCCCTCATTAAGAGTAATAGAAGAATTACTGTTTCCATTAATCTTAATACTGTCATCTCCTTTTCCTGCCGTAATTTTTTTATTGGCATCGTTATTGATTTCTAAAATATTATTCCCATGGCCTAAGTCAATCTTATCATTGGCATTATTTCCAATATAAATGACATCATCCCCATTTCCTGCGGTGATTTTTTTATTGGCATCATTTCCAATATCTAGTTTATTGTCTCCATTTCCTAAACTAATCTTTTGATTTGCATTATTTGTAATAATTATCTGATCATCAGCCCAAGAACATTTGATAGCTCTGTTTGAGTCCCCCCAATAAAAATGTGTAGGTTTTTTAATAAAATGATCTTCAAGTCCTTCAATGCCCTGCCATGTTATTGGTATTTCTTTAGGATTTTTATCAATAATTAAATCTAAAAGAGGAGCTTGTGCTTCTTTATCTGGAATGGGTTCTGGCTCAGGTTCTGGCTCAGGTTCAGGCTCTGGTTCAGGTTTTAAAACAGGAGAGAGTTTTTCTTCATCAAAAATACCATTTTTTGAATCTTCTTTTTCTGTCTCTATTTTAAGCGCTATTATTTCTTCCTCTACTTGTATTCTTGGATTTAAGATATTTTCATCAATCGCATTCTCTTCTAAAAATATATAGTCCAAAAAAGATGTATTAAAATCATAGGCTGTTGCTTTTGAAGATTCTAATAAATCAAGATAATGAATATAACTGCTGACCTCATAATCTAAAAAAGACAGACTAAAAGCATAACTTCCCTCTGCATTTGAAACATCGTCATTTTCTTGCAGGAGAAGAAGTGCATTTTTTATTTTTATAAACTTGGTTTCTTTATTGTAAATAATGATATCTGTTTCATTTAGGACTTTAAAATCCAGTTCTTTTACGAAAGAATTGATTTCAATGTGCGAAAATTCAGATGCATCCAGAATCAAAGATTCTTTGAATACTATAGTCTTTGTATCATTATTTTCTTGTGTTAGTAAAATTTCCATATCCAACCTTTAAAGCGATATTATGAAAATTATGTGTGGCTTTGGTGTTGGAATAAACGTTTTACTTGATATAATAAATAAAAAGATAATTTTGATGCATAAATTAAAACACTGTAGTATATTATATGTCGAAGACGATCCAATTACACAAGAGAATATTTCTTCTTATTTAAAAAGGCAATGTAAAACACTGTATTTAGCCAGCAATGGAAAAGAAGGTTATGACAGTTTTGTTAAAAATACTCCAGATATCGTAATAACAGATATTCAAATGCCAAAACTAAATGGTCTTGAAATGGCAAAAAAGATACGAAAAATATCTATAAAAACACAAATTATTATTACCTCTGCTTATTCACAAGAAGAGTATTTATTAAAAGCCATCAATTTACATCTGATTCAATATATAATAAAACCTCTAAGTATTATAAAAATAAAAGAAGCTTTACTTAGCTGTGAAAGTTATTTAGAAGAAAAACCCAAGGATAAAGTGTACTTATCTAAGGATCTTGTTTATAATACCCAAGAAAAAGAATTAAGTAAAATAAATCAAATCATTTCATTATCTAAAAAAGAAAGGGCTTTGTTAGAGCTTTTTATAAAAAACCATCCCTCTTCCCTCTCATATGAAAGCATTGAAAATGATGTATACGATTCCTGCTCTTCCAAAAATGCTATTAAATTATTAATAAAATCACTCAGAGAAAAAACCTCCAAAAATATAATCTCAAATGTTTCTGGTTTTGGTTATAAAATACATTTGGATAAAAATGAATAATATTTTAATTGGTTTTTATATAGGCTCTCTTTTTATGGTTATTTTATACAATTTTCAGTGGTATATTAGCAATAAAAAAATCGCTTATTTATATTACAGTTTTCTACAATTTTTTATGATTTTATTTATTTTACAAAAATATCAAATTATATTTTTAAATACTGCTTGTCTTATAATAACTGCCATACTGGCTATTGTATTTGCTCTTTTATTTTCAAAAGAATTTTTGGAATTAAAAACCTATTATAAAAACATATATACTTTTGTTAATATTATTATTTTTGTTATTGTAGGTATTACCATCATTTCTTTGTATTTTGAAAATTATGAAATATTCAGACAGGCTTATTCTATTTTATTTTTTCCTTTCATTCCTATCTCATATTTGATTTATAAAAAAGGCTTTAAACCTGCACTGTATTATGTTTTGGCATGGAGTGTTTTTGTTCTCAGTATTTTTGTAACAGATATAATCAAAATATTCAATATTATACATTTAGATAATTTTCCTTTTTTGTATATAGGAAACTTTTTGCAAGCCCTAATATTATCTTTTGCACTCTCGTATAAAACAAAAATTCTAATCAAAGAACAAAAACAGCAAGAACAAATATTAATTCATCAAAGCAGACTTGCATCAATGGGGGAAATGCTTAGTAATATTTCCCATCAGTACAGACAACCTTTAAATAGAATTGCTTCTTTTATTATGAATATGCAGCTCCATATTATGGATCATTATAAAAAAGAAGATTTTTTATTAGGCAAATTAGATGAAGCACAATTTCAACTGGAATATTTATCCCATACTATTGACGATTTTTCAAACTTTTATACAAAAGATAAAGAAAAACAAACCTTTTTGATTTCCACCGTCATTTCTCAT
The genomic region above belongs to Campylobacteraceae bacterium and contains:
- a CDS encoding response regulator transcription factor, which gives rise to MKIMCGFGVGINVLLDIINKKIILMHKLKHCSILYVEDDPITQENISSYLKRQCKTLYLASNGKEGYDSFVKNTPDIVITDIQMPKLNGLEMAKKIRKISIKTQIIITSAYSQEEYLLKAINLHLIQYIIKPLSIIKIKEALLSCESYLEEKPKDKVYLSKDLVYNTQEKELSKINQIISLSKKERALLELFIKNHPSSLSYESIENDVYDSCSSKNAIKLLIKSLREKTSKNIISNVSGFGYKIHLDKNE
- a CDS encoding sensor histidine kinase — its product is MNNILIGFYIGSLFMVILYNFQWYISNKKIAYLYYSFLQFFMILFILQKYQIIFLNTACLIITAILAIVFALLFSKEFLELKTYYKNIYTFVNIIIFVIVGITIISLYFENYEIFRQAYSILFFPFIPISYLIYKKGFKPALYYVLAWSVFVLSIFVTDIIKIFNIIHLDNFPFLYIGNFLQALILSFALSYKTKILIKEQKQQEQILIHQSRLASMGEMLSNISHQYRQPLNRIASFIMNMQLHIMDHYKKEDFLLGKLDEAQFQLEYLSHTIDDFSNFYTKDKEKQTFLISTVISHSNKIISSSLDSSYITLNIKIQQDYTLYSYPKELAQVLLNILQNAKEALVENKIKNPTIDILLKKNILSIKDNAKGIDLKIIDKIFDSYVTSKTKNNGNGIGLYMSKMILNKNFAANITAKNSKNGAIFIITFN